The DNA sequence AGGGCATGGAGCATAGAGCGTAGAGCATAGGGTGTAGAGTTTGGGGACTAAGAAGCAATCGGTGATTAGCAAAAAAAAATAATACTTTTTCGCTATTGTCCGGCTAAATTTTGTTTGCATTATATAATTTCGTGCCTACGGCACTTTAATAAATTGAAATTTGCTTATTCTACCAGAATACCGTACCTACGGTACTTTTTTAGCCTCGTTAGAGGCGACATTTTGGTAGAAATAAAACTTTTTCTATGTTCGACGGAAACTACACAATATTGGAAAGTTTCTACTGCTGAAACAATTTAGTGAAACCGATTACCGATTACCATGTTTTTCAGCGAATTCTAAAAAAAGTGATTCGAATTCTAAAAATATTCCAGCTAATTCTAAAATGTGCTTGACACGTTTGTTTTTTATATGTTATTTTGCTACCGATAAAAATATGATTAATAATTTTCATAAATTTGTCTGTTAAAGAAATAGTTCAATTTATTTACTAATTTAAACTTAATAAACAATGGCAGGAGTAAACAGAGTAATTTTAATCGGTAATCTAGGTAAGGATCCTGAAGTCCGACACTTGGAAAATAATGTAAAAGTTGCAAGTTTTACCATGGCAACAAGTGAGTCGTATAAAAATAAGGAAGGGCAGAAAGTTACAACAACGGAATGGCATAATATTGTTGTGTGGCGCAATCTGGCTGAAATTGCAGAAAAATATCTGCATAAAGGCAGTCAGATTTATGTTGAAGGCAAACTGAGAACCCGCTCATGGACAGATAAGGAAAATAACAAGAGATATATCACCGAAATTATCGGAGATAATTTTGTTATGCTCGGTTCTAAAAAAGAAGATTCATCGGGAGAACATGCGGTGTCTGATAATGCGGTTGCTGCTACCGAAGCTCCGGCTGTAAACGAAACTCCGGTTGAAGACGACCTCCCGTTTTAAAAAGCGAAAAAACAAGTTTCTACTTTATTATTTGCAAAAAAATAAAACGTTTGTAGTTTGTGGCTTGTTGTTAATTTCTATTTTTTTTCTCATAGCTCGGGGGCGTACAGTTCTGAGCTATGATTGTTAAAAGGTTATTAATAAATCAGGTTAAACAAAGGGTTTATTTGTATCTTAGCAATTTCATTTCTCATTTAATGCCATAAAATAATGTATAATATACGTTTGCTCAGTATTATTTTTTCTTTTTTTATATTATTCTTTTTTTGCTCCTGCGGAAATGATAATAATTTTATTCCAAAACCGATAGGATATTTAAGAATTGATTTACCTGAGCATTCATACAAATCATTTGATACATCTTATCCTTACAAATTTGATTATTCTTTGTATGCAAAAGTTGTTAAAGATACCGAACGTAATAAAGAGCAATACTGGATTAATATTGAATATCCGAAATATAAAGCTAAAATATATATTAGTTATAAAACAGTTGATGATAATCTTGGAAAATATATTGAAGATTCTCATACTTTTATTAATAAACATATTCCAAAAGCAAATTCAATTAATGAAAATACAATTATAAACTCCAAAAAAAGAGTTTTCGGAGTTGTATATGATATTGAAGGAATAGGAGCAGCATCACCGCTTCAGTTTTATTTAACCGACAGTACAAAAAAATTCATCAGAGGTGCTTTGTATTTCAATACCAAGCCAAATAACGATTCCATCGCTCCGGTTATTGGATATATTAAAAAAGATATTGCTCGATTTATTGAGTCGTTTGAATGGAAGAAAGTCGATAGTCATAAGTCAATAGTAATTTGTTATTAGAAAAATACGAGGTATGAAGTAATAGGTATGAAAAATATCCTGCTTCATAACTTCATTTTTCATTTTTTTTCTCTCTCTAAAATCTTTGTATCTTTGGTGGAAATAATTAAGTGTTATAAATGCAAAAAAAAGTTGACTTTTTGGTTATTGGTTCAGGAATTGCAGGATTGAGCTATGCATTAAAGGTTGCGGAACATGGAAGGGTCTGTGTCGTTACAAAATCAACTGCTGCTGAAACTAATACGAGATATGCACAAGGTGGAATTGCAGCAGTGTTATACACTCCCGATACTTACGAAAAACATATTAAAGATACGCTCGAAGCTGGTGCTGGTTTATGTGATGAAAAAATAGTGAGAATTGCAATTACGGAATCAACCGAAAGAGTTCAGGAGTTGATTGACTGGGGAACTCATTTTGACAAAGACAAATCGGGAAAGTATGCTCTTGCAAAAGAAGGTGGTCATTCAGAATTCAGGGTTTTGCATTTCAAAGACAATACGGGTTATGAAATCCAGAGAGCATTACTTGAAAAAGTAATTCAGCATCCTAATATAGAAATTTTCGAATATCATTTTGCGATTGAAATAATCACTCAACATCATCTTGGCATAAAAGTAACAAAAGACACTCCCGATATTATGTGTTATGGAGCATACATTTTAAATCCATCTGGAAAGGTTGATACTATTTTGTCAAAAACAACATTAATTGCTACAGGTGGAGCAGGTAACGTATATAGTACTACAACAAATCCTGAAGTTGCTACAGGCGATGGAGTGTCCATGGTTTACAGGGCAAAAGGCAGGGTTGAAAACATGGAGTTTATACAGTTTCATCCTACATCTTTATATAATCCAGATGAAAAGCCATCATTTCTTATAACCGAGGCATTACGCGGTTTCGGTGCAATATTAAAAACAGCCGATGGAAAAGAATTCATGGAAAAATACGATAAGCGTAAATCGCTTGCTCCTCGCGATATTGTGGCGAGAGCAATTGACAATGAAATGAAACTCAGCGGTGATGACTATGTTTGCCTTGATTGCAGGCATATTGATAAAAATGAACTAATAAGTCATTTTCCCAATATTTATGCTAAGTGCCTGAGCATTGGTGTTGACATTTCTAAAGATATGATTCCTGTTGTGCCTGCTGCACATTATATTTGCGGTGGAATTAAAACAGATGAATTCGGAAAAACATCAATAAAAAATCTATATGCTGTTGGTGAATGTTCTTCAACCGGATTGCACGGGGCAAACCGTCTTGCTTCAAACTCTTTGCTTGAAGCAATTGTGTTTTCGCACAGAGCAAGTATTGACGCTGTTAAAATAATATCTTCAGCCAGTTATTGCGAGAAAGTACCTGAGTGGAATTCCGAAGGAACTGTGTTGAATGAGGAAATGGTTCTTATTACTCAAACTCTGAAAGAATTGCAGTTTATTATGAGCAATTATGTTGGTATTGTTCGTTCAAATTTAAGGTTAAAACGTGCTTTGGACAGGCTTGAAATAATTTATCGCGAAACAGAGGATTTATATGTAAAATCTATCATAACACCTCGATTATGTGAATTGAGAAATTTAATAAACTGCGCATATATAATTATCAAATCAGCAATTAGAAGAAAGGAAAGTAGGGGATTACATTATTCATTGGACTATCCGCAGGAATAAAAATAGTTTAAAGTTTGAGTCCACTCCGAAAAGTAAAATTAAAAATGCCACAAAATCACCAAAGCACCAAATATTACAAAATAAAGAATATCAACCAAATACTTTTAGTAGAATTTTGTGTTTTGGTGGCGAAAAAATGGGTTTTCGGAGGGGACTCAAGTTTAGAAAATTTTAGTAAAATAGGGCTTTTAATAATGAATGGCTTAGCATCTAATAATAAATGCGGGGTATGATGTAGGAAGTATGAGTTAAGAGGGGAATTTGCTAAAATATTTTTTATAAAAATTATTATTAATAGCAATCAATTTAACTGTAAACTAAATCAGTGCCCGGAACAGGACTCGAACCTGCACAATCTTACAATCACTAGTACCTGAAACTAGCGCGTCTACCAATTCCGCCATCCGGGCTGTGTTAGTTTAAAGTTTTCAGTTTAAAGTTAATTTTCAGATTAAAGATTTCAGTTTATATTTGCAAAGATAAAAAAATAAAAACTTTTTAAACTTTAAATTTGATTTATGTTTTCCGAAAAAGATTTACAGCACATATCGGCAAAAGGAATAAGAAAAGAAGCAATAATAAGGCATATCGAGCATTTTAAAAAGGGATTTCCTTTTGTTGTTCTTGATGCGCCTGCAATAAATGGCAACGGAATAAAAGTTTTTACGAAAAATGAAACAGGCGATTTATGCCGGAAATATGATAAATACGTAGCTTCGGGAACTAATGTGATGAAATTTGTTCCTGCATCGGGAGCCGCAACAAGAATGTTTAAAACATTATTTTCTTTTACCGAGTGGTATAAAAACACAGAGCATGATTACGAAAAATATTTGTCTGATAAAAGTTTTAATTCAGTTTTTAATTTTATTTCCAATATTAAAAAATTTGCTTTTTATGACGATTTAAAAAGTGCATTAAAAAAAAATAATTTAGATATTGATATTTGCCTGAAAGAAAAAAAATACAATGAAATAATAAATTGTCTTTTGAAAGTAGAAGGACTTGATTATGGAAATCTCCCGAAGGGATTATTGAAATTTCATAAATACGAAAATTCAAACAGAACTTCTCTTGAAGAACATTTGGTGGAAGGAGCAAATTACTGTAAATGCTGTGGAAATACAGTAAGCATTCATTTTACTTTTTCACCCGAACATATTGAAAGATTTGTTGAGCATATTAATTCTGTTCTTCCTTCTTATGAAAAAATGTTTAAAGTAAAATTCATGATTTCATATTCGGTTCAGAAATCTTCAACCGATACAGTTGCTGTTGATATGAAAAATGAATTGTTTAGGGAAAAAGACGGTTCGATTCATTTTCGCCCTGCCGGTCATGGTGCTTTAATCGAAAATCTGAATGATATTAAAGGAGAAATTATTTTTATTAAAAATATTGATAATGTTGTTCCCGATATTTATAAAGAAACAACTTATACGTATAAAAAAGTATTGGCAGGCTATCTGATAGAAATAAGAGAAAAAATAAAAAATTACCTTCAGAAACTTGAGAATAATATTAATGATAAAAAAATTGACGAAATAAAAGAATTTTCAATGAAAACACTTTGCATCGGTTTTCCTGAATATTTTGACGAAAAAGAAAAAGATGAAAAGATAAAATATTTATTTAATGTTCTTAATCGTCCTGTGAGAATTTGTGGAATGGTTAAAAATGAGGGTGAACCAGGAGGAGGTCCATTTTGGGTGAAAGATAAAAATGGTCAAATATCATTGCAGGTAGTTGAGACTTCTCAAATAAACATGAATGATGGTGAGCAAAAAGAAATTCATAAAGCATCTACTCACTTCAATCCGGTTGACCTCGTTTGCAACGTAAGAAATTATAAAAACATACCATTTAAGTTGCTTGACTTTACCGACCCCGATACAGGTTTTATTTCAACAAAATCAAAAGATGGCACCGAAATAAAAGCTCTTGAACTCCCTGGTTTATGGAACGGAGCAATGGCAAAATGGATAACAATATTTGCAGAAGTTCCGCTTATTACATTTAATCCTGTTAAAACAATAAATGACCTTTTGAGAAAAGAACATTTGAATCAATGAAACAATAATTTCTGAAGGCATAAAAAATGGAGAGCAGAAATTATTAAGCCGAATTAATATTTTTTTGTATTAAAGAGGATTTGAATTATTGCACTCTAAGGATGAGATGCGGGTTTTTAATGATGCCCTCACGAATATTTTCGGTATAATAATAAAAAGGTGTTTTTTTGTAAAAAAAAATCTTTAAAAAAATACAAAAAATAACTTGTAAATCAGTTTGTTGTGAAATTTATTTGTAAATATTAGTAAAAAAAATAGAAATTCTGCAACCATCAGGCGTTTTTTTTTGTCTTTAAAATAGAAAGTCATCATGAACTTGAAAAACGATATAAATGCTGAAAACTTATTAAAAAGTTGTATAAAGGGTGACAGAAAGAGTCAGCAGAGTTTGTATGAGGGGTTTTATAAAAAAATGTTACTTGTGTGCTTGAGGTACTCAAATAACATGGATACAGCCAAAGATATTTTACATGATGGTTTTATAAAGGTTTTTGAAAATTTAAAAAAGTTTGAAAATAAAGGTTCTTTGGAAGGCTGGATTAGGAAGATAATGGTTAATACGGCGATAGATTATTTGAGAAAAAAAGATTTCAAAAATCTGGATTTAGAAAATGAAGTTTTGTTTGAATGGCATGAGAGCGAAGATGAAATCCAAATTGCTGAGGAATATCTGGAGTTAAAAGGAGAATTGATATTAAAAAAGCTTCAGGAATTAAAACCATTATACAGAGCTGTTTTCAATTTGTTTGTTATGGAAAATTACTCACATATTGAGATAGCAAAAGAACTTAATATAAATATTGGAACTTCAAAATCCTGCTTGTCAAGAGCAAAATTGAAATTAAAGGAATTATTA is a window from the Bacteroidales bacterium genome containing:
- the nadB gene encoding L-aspartate oxidase → MQKKVDFLVIGSGIAGLSYALKVAEHGRVCVVTKSTAAETNTRYAQGGIAAVLYTPDTYEKHIKDTLEAGAGLCDEKIVRIAITESTERVQELIDWGTHFDKDKSGKYALAKEGGHSEFRVLHFKDNTGYEIQRALLEKVIQHPNIEIFEYHFAIEIITQHHLGIKVTKDTPDIMCYGAYILNPSGKVDTILSKTTLIATGGAGNVYSTTTNPEVATGDGVSMVYRAKGRVENMEFIQFHPTSLYNPDEKPSFLITEALRGFGAILKTADGKEFMEKYDKRKSLAPRDIVARAIDNEMKLSGDDYVCLDCRHIDKNELISHFPNIYAKCLSIGVDISKDMIPVVPAAHYICGGIKTDEFGKTSIKNLYAVGECSSTGLHGANRLASNSLLEAIVFSHRASIDAVKIISSASYCEKVPEWNSEGTVLNEEMVLITQTLKELQFIMSNYVGIVRSNLRLKRALDRLEIIYRETEDLYVKSIITPRLCELRNLINCAYIIIKSAIRRKESRGLHYSLDYPQE
- the gldD gene encoding gliding motility lipoprotein GldD, whose product is MYNIRLLSIIFSFFILFFFCSCGNDNNFIPKPIGYLRIDLPEHSYKSFDTSYPYKFDYSLYAKVVKDTERNKEQYWINIEYPKYKAKIYISYKTVDDNLGKYIEDSHTFINKHIPKANSINENTIINSKKRVFGVVYDIEGIGAASPLQFYLTDSTKKFIRGALYFNTKPNNDSIAPVIGYIKKDIARFIESFEWKKVDSHKSIVICY
- a CDS encoding RNA polymerase sigma factor, with protein sequence MNLKNDINAENLLKSCIKGDRKSQQSLYEGFYKKMLLVCLRYSNNMDTAKDILHDGFIKVFENLKKFENKGSLEGWIRKIMVNTAIDYLRKKDFKNLDLENEVLFEWHESEDEIQIAEEYLELKGELILKKLQELKPLYRAVFNLFVMENYSHIEIAKELNINIGTSKSCLSRAKLKLKELLKIYENEFSR
- a CDS encoding single-stranded DNA-binding protein, whose amino-acid sequence is MAGVNRVILIGNLGKDPEVRHLENNVKVASFTMATSESYKNKEGQKVTTTEWHNIVVWRNLAEIAEKYLHKGSQIYVEGKLRTRSWTDKENNKRYITEIIGDNFVMLGSKKEDSSGEHAVSDNAVAATEAPAVNETPVEDDLPF
- a CDS encoding DUF4301 family protein; translated protein: MFSEKDLQHISAKGIRKEAIIRHIEHFKKGFPFVVLDAPAINGNGIKVFTKNETGDLCRKYDKYVASGTNVMKFVPASGAATRMFKTLFSFTEWYKNTEHDYEKYLSDKSFNSVFNFISNIKKFAFYDDLKSALKKNNLDIDICLKEKKYNEIINCLLKVEGLDYGNLPKGLLKFHKYENSNRTSLEEHLVEGANYCKCCGNTVSIHFTFSPEHIERFVEHINSVLPSYEKMFKVKFMISYSVQKSSTDTVAVDMKNELFREKDGSIHFRPAGHGALIENLNDIKGEIIFIKNIDNVVPDIYKETTYTYKKVLAGYLIEIREKIKNYLQKLENNINDKKIDEIKEFSMKTLCIGFPEYFDEKEKDEKIKYLFNVLNRPVRICGMVKNEGEPGGGPFWVKDKNGQISLQVVETSQINMNDGEQKEIHKASTHFNPVDLVCNVRNYKNIPFKLLDFTDPDTGFISTKSKDGTEIKALELPGLWNGAMAKWITIFAEVPLITFNPVKTINDLLRKEHLNQ